In a single window of the Caulobacter soli genome:
- the xdhC gene encoding xanthine dehydrogenase accessory protein XdhC, with amino-acid sequence MNWARSALAQLALGETVALVTILATEGSAPRDAGTKMVVWAQGQAGTIGGGNLEHQVADQARRMLLSQVHFALQDYPLGPLLAQCCGGRVRLLIERLDKSAVDWLTDAARRLDAAQPFEVRTRFNPGALTKTIAPVTASSPDGAPITLAGEPATARGARPTLGDVLVEPQDLPRPPVLLFGAGHVGQAVARAIEPLPFRLAWYDTRPETAEIPGVTVGAPAELAAVAMGAGPDAYILVMTHDHNLDYALTSSALAGGAFGYLGLIGSDTKKARFLSRLRKDGFGDGTVARVTCPIGLPHLKNKAPEVIAVSVVADLLMRLEAARHERTKDLQLASL; translated from the coding sequence GTGAACTGGGCCCGCTCCGCCCTGGCGCAACTGGCCCTCGGCGAGACCGTGGCCCTAGTGACCATCCTGGCCACCGAGGGCTCGGCGCCGCGCGACGCCGGGACCAAGATGGTGGTCTGGGCGCAGGGGCAGGCCGGCACGATCGGCGGCGGCAATCTGGAGCACCAGGTCGCCGATCAGGCGCGGCGGATGTTGCTGAGCCAGGTCCACTTCGCCCTGCAGGACTATCCGCTGGGCCCGCTGCTGGCCCAGTGCTGCGGCGGTCGCGTGCGGCTGCTGATCGAGCGGCTGGACAAGTCCGCCGTCGACTGGCTGACCGACGCCGCGCGCCGGCTGGACGCGGCCCAGCCCTTCGAGGTCCGCACGCGCTTCAACCCCGGCGCCCTGACCAAGACCATCGCGCCCGTCACGGCGTCCAGCCCGGACGGCGCGCCGATCACCCTGGCCGGAGAGCCGGCCACGGCGCGCGGGGCGCGACCGACCCTGGGCGACGTGCTGGTCGAGCCGCAGGACCTGCCGCGTCCACCGGTGCTGCTGTTCGGGGCTGGTCATGTCGGCCAGGCCGTGGCGCGGGCCATCGAGCCGCTGCCGTTCCGCCTGGCCTGGTACGACACCCGGCCCGAGACCGCTGAAATCCCCGGCGTGACGGTGGGCGCGCCCGCCGAGTTGGCCGCCGTCGCCATGGGCGCGGGGCCGGACGCCTATATCCTTGTCATGACCCACGACCATAATCTGGACTACGCCCTGACCTCCTCGGCCCTGGCCGGCGGGGCCTTCGGCTATCTGGGCCTGATCGGGTCGGACACCAAGAAGGCCCGGTTCCTCAGCCGGCTGCGCAAGGACGGCTTCGGTGACGGGACGGTGGCCCGCGTCACCTGTCCGATCGGCCTGCCGCACCTGAAGAACAAGGCCCCTGAGGTGATCGCCGTCTCGGTTGTCGCCGACCTGCTAATGCGGCTCGAGGCCGCCCGCCACGAACGGACGAAGGATCTCCAGCTTGCAAGCCTATAG